TGGTATCCAAGGGGCTGAACTGGCAAAGCAccgaaggctcagagagggaaccTGGAAGCCACCCAAACTCCTCAAACCAAAACCAGCACAGATGTGAGCCTGAGCAGGGGCAAGGGGCTggccagggagggagaggggctgagTGGGTAGGTTCTAGGGAGTCAGGGAGTCGCATGGGCCAGATCTTTGCCTGCTGCAAGAAAGCCACTAACCCAGTCCCTCCTCTCTCCAGATGAAACCCTGCAGCTCCAGTGGACTCAGGAGGAGGGCACCAGACGATGGAAACTGTAGCcagctggggatggggtggggggccaACCTGTCCCCGCCTTCACACCCTTGGTAGGGGTAgacaataaagagaagaaaagcaggagTCTGGGTATTGGGGGTCCAGGCTGGGCCTGAGCTGTCATTGAGGAGTGGGGGGCAGAAAGGGAAGTTCACACACAGGAAACCACAGGCAAGCAGAGCAGAGAAGAAAGCTTGGAGTGGTCTGGGGGACTGGACTCAACAGGCCCCCAGGAGTCCAAGAAGACCCCACTGCAGCCGTCTGACAATGATTGGTGTGATTCAGTCAGCTACACAccagtatcatctttaattcttacaacaccCTGGACGTAGGAATTATCATGCCCatctttcagatgaggaaactgagggtcacgcaatcaggatttgaacctgtaTGTCTCAGGCCCCCACAACTCAACCACTGAAGGAGACTGAAGCAGAGACCAGGGTCCCGGTAGGAAGGTGACTGCAGATAGGCTCTGAGGGCGGGACTGTGGCTTCTCTGATCTCAGGGCCTTTCTCCACCACCTAGGCCCCGCCTCTACCCCTCCCAGCATTGCCTGGAAGTGTGGGGTGAGAGCTCTTCTTAGGACACCCCTTCCACTTAGCGAAAGAATCGCGCCCCCCAGGCTCTACCCAGGAGAGGATCCTCTCCTTCTTCCACATCAGCACTCCGCCTCCCTCCGGGGCAGGGAGTACCGCCACCTGCATCCCCACCCTCCAGGCCCCAGGGCCCACTGGCCCCGGAGCAGTCAAGCTGAGATGACGGTCAAGCTAGATTTTGAGGAGTGCCTTAAGGACTCACCCCGCTTCCGGTAAGTGTGCACAGGTCtccaggggcgggggaggggggcaggcagaGGCGGGGAGGTCCAACACCCCCTAATACACACGCACACCTTCCCCAAGTCGGAGGATGTCTTTCCAGGGAGTAAGTctcagagggacaagatccagcttaTGGGCCAAAGCAGTACCTCTGCTATCGAATCTCGAATCTCGTGCTCTGATGCTCGCCACCCACTGCATGTGTGAAGGGGGCCCCTCCAGCCTCTCTCACTCCCAGAGCTGgcattccctcctccctctctctggacccctgcccctcccccagcacctgcACTGGGCGGTTAGCAACTTCCTGCCCTCGCCACATCCACCCTCTTTCTACCCTTCCTGCTCTGGCCTGGGCTGTAGTAGCTCCTACACTGTGCAGAGTGAGCGAGCCAGAGAGGGTGGGTGGGCAGTTCTTAACCCATCAGCCTTTTCCGTCTGTACCCTTCACCCCCTAACCCCGACCCCCGACCCTGCCGAGGTGGACAGACCAGATGGACCCAAGCTCTGTTCCTGTGACCCCATCCCTCCTTTCCCAGAGCCTCTATCGAGCTGGTGGAAGCCGAAGTGTCGGAATTGGAGACCCGGCTGGAAAAGGTGATCCTGACGTGGAGAGAGGTGACCCGGGGTGGGATTAAGATGAGAGGGGTGAGGCCAGGGAGAAAACTAGAGACCAAGAATGAGTTCCGGGGATTACTGAATGCTAACCAGGTGGGGTAGATGTTTGGGGCTACAGAGGAGCCAAAAAGTGGTTCTGTGCCCTCAAGGGGCTCAGAGTCTTGGAAAACAAGAGCACCTGTGGGCTTCCTTGGTCGGTTCTTGAGACCTGCGTCATGCGAGCCGTGGGCGCCTCAGGGAGAAGCAGGCTGTTTCTGCCCTCGGGGGCTCGCAGACTAACCGTGGAAAACAAACCAGTAAAACACTTGAACACGCACGGTAAGGCCTTCCTAGATATTCTTTATAAAAACGGCACACTCCCACCTCccttatttggcttttttttttctttacagcctTTATCTCGATCTGACACGTTATATGTTTACTCGcggtattagttttctattattgtgtaacaaattattacaaactCGGTGACTTAAAACAACGCACAGGTGTTATCATaggttctgtgggtcaggagtcgaGCGCAGCCTGACTGtgctctgctcagggtctcacaggcCGCAGCCGAGGTGTTGACAGAGGCCGTAGCCTCATCCGTAGCTGAGGGTTTTCTTCTGAGCTCATgtgattgttggcagaattcaggtcCTTGCTGTAGCCGAATGGAGGCGCTTATCTCCTAGAGGCCACCCACAGTTCCCTACCACCGGGCCCTGTCCGTAGGCGGTTTACTTCATAGCAGCCTGCTTCTTCAGTGCCAGCAGCAGTCTCCCTTGCATGTGCTGGCAAGATGGCATCAGTTCACGTCAGAATGTGACCACAGCAGTGAATCCGTCACCTTTGTCATTTGGGGGTGTCATCCCATCGCCCTTGCCATATCGTATTATACTGATTAGAAGCAAATCACAGGTCTCACTCACCCACACTCAAGGGGTGAGGATTATGCAAGGGTGGAATCATCAGGGGTCACCTTAGCCTGTGTCTGTCAGgcttgccaatttttttttcttgtctactCTTCCCCACTGGAATGTAAGTGTCATGAGGaacttttacattttgtttttgctCAATCCCCAGTGCCTATACCATGTCCTAAAAGTTAGTAGGTGAccaaataatatatacattttttaattgacgtgtagttgatttacagtgttgtgttagtttctgctgtacagcaaagtgattcagtttacatatgaatatatacatatatttttaagttaaacttTGTATTTTTAGTTAATTGCAGAGtcacaagaagttgcaaaaatagtacagagagatcCCATGTACCTATCTCCCAACTTCCGCCAATGACAGCATCTTCCATAACTGTAGTATACTCCCCATACCAGGAAATTGCTGTTGGCATGATACAGTGAACTGTCTAAAGACTTTACTTGGGTTTTACCTGTTTTGcatatactctttaaaaaaaaatctttgtgtatAATTCAATGGCACTTTATCACACGTATAGATTCTCATAACCAATCACACTCAAGATACAAAACTCTtatcacggggcttccctggtggcgcagtggttgagagtccaccggctgatgcaggggacacgggttcgtgccccggtccgggaagatcccacatgccgcaacgcggctgggcccgtgagccatggctgctgagcctgcgcgtccggagcctgtgctccgcaacgggagaggccacggcagtgagaggcccgcgtaccgcaaaaaaaaaaaaaaaaaaaaaaaaaaacctcttatcACCACAAAGGAACTCTTTTGTGCCATTCTTTGTAATGAtaagccccctccccagctccttccTCATCCATGACGACCACTCATCTGTTTTCTATCTCTAGGCCTCTGTCATTTCTAGATTGTTATCTAggtagaatcatatagtatgtgaccATTCAAGATTGGCCtggccttttttttcctctcagaatAATGTCTCTGAAGTTTATTCAAGTTGTGACCTATCAGTAGTGGTCAGCAGTTCATTAATAGTTCACAGATGGATAGCTCGTTCCTTTCGCCTTGCTGCCCCATgctattgtatggatgtaccagtgTGTCACTAGTTCAATCTTATGAAAGTTCCTTATTCAGGTATTTGGGAAGGAAGGTGAGGTGGTTAAGGAAAAGGCTGGACACTCAGTCCGCCACCTCCACACGGTGGAGTTGTGGTCATCTGCGTGGTTGTCCCTTATCACAGATACCGGGTGGTGACATCTGATAAGGTTTGATCATGCTCAGTTTCCTGACCCTTACTGACCCTGCCAGCCATCTTCAAGTCAAGCTATATTTCCCTGAAGCCTTCACTAGCCCTAAAAAGCATCTTTTTGTGGAACAAAAGTTCCACAAACACCTATGTAGCCCACGTTCTCTGAGCCCCTGGTTCCCAGGATTTCCTCAGAGAACCTCTATGGTGGTCTCCTGTTCCCTGGGCTGAGTTGACAGGCTCCACAGACACTTGCCCCATCCCAGATATAGTGACTCAGGCTAGAGCCAATGGTGTCACCTCAGGAGCAAAGCAATTCCTACAGGTAACAAGGGCCAGGGGTCAGAAGACCTCACTTTGGCTTCTGGGTCGGCCACCTTGCTCTCCCAGAGATCCTCCTCCGGCCAGTCACTTGTCCCTTTGTTTATCAAGCCTCCTTGTTTGTAATTAGGGCCAGACAGGATGGGCCCTAGGAGCACCATCTTTGCCCTGACCCTCGGGCCTAGCTGATGGATTAATATTTATGAGGGAATGTTTACTAAGCACAGAATGGACAACTGTAGACAGTAAATACTGTAGAATTTAATACCAACCAGATAGAACATTCATCCTGGGTGTCAGATAGAGCGTGAGGATGGCATTTCTGGGGAACTCTGGATCCAAGCAGACGGAGCAGGGCAGGAGAGACGTTTTGGAGGTGAAGCTGACACTGGCTTCGGTGACAGGCTGGGAGGAATTTTGTTCCAGGCATGGAGTAGTGGgagcaaagaaacagagatgagaaaGCACCACGTGTGTGTTAGAAACTGGTCTGGGCCACAGAGGAGTGTAgatgaggagggggagggagaggcacagctctgggaaaggggagaggaagtAGGACAGGAGCGGGGGTGGCACTGGGTATTGGTGGCGCGTGGCACGACTCCCCGTTGCTCTGTTGCTTCCTAGCTCCTCAAGCTGGGTAATGGCGTCCTGGAAAGTGGGCGCCACTACCTTGCCGCCAGCCGGGCCTTCATTGTTGGCATTTGTGACCTGGCCCACCTGGGTCCACCAGAGCCCATGATGGCGGTATGTGGAGGGTCCAAACCAGGCTGAGGTGGGGTTTGGGATGTGGAGAGATCCTGTGGAAGGGGAGGGTTGCTCTGGGGTCTGCGGGTCCCAGGCCGAGCCGGCTGGGTCTAGGGATGGGAGGGCCCTACCACCCATGCCTGAtactctctctctgcctcttcttgCCTAGGAGTGTCTGGACAAATTCACTCAGAGCCTGAGCCACAAGCTGGACAGCCATGCAGTAAGTGGGGGTAGGTAGGGCTGGTGAGGGGAGCAAGGGCGTCTGTGGTCCTGACCGCCACCTGCCAATTTCTGCTTCCCTCAGGAGCTTCTAGATGCCACCCACCACACACTGCAGCAGCAAATCCAAACTCTGGTCAAGGAGTGAGTTAGGAGGGAAACCAGTCCTCCAGCCCTCTTCCCATTGCCGCAGGGGCCTCCCTGAATGAAGGAGTTGTGAGATTGGGGGCTTCTGGTGGCTTGATTGTTAGCCCCCATCCCAAGGATCCCCTTGGAGTTCTGACCGTCCATAGGCTAGCTGCAAGGCTATGAGCAAATCTCAAGGACTTCtctgctgggggcaggagggtgtATCAGTGATTTTCTGTTATCCCCACACCCCCAGAGGTCTCCGGGGCTTCCGAGAGGCTCGCCGGGATTTCTGGCGGGGGGCTGAGAGCCTGGAGGCTGCTCTGACCCACAACGCAGAGGTCCCCAGGCGCCGGGCCCAGGAGGCAGAAGAGGCCGGAGCTGCTCTGAAGGTTGCTCGAGCCGGGTACCGGGGACGGGCCCTGGATTATGCCCTGCAGGTGCCTGCCCCAACCTGTCTTCTTGGGGTGCCAGGACCCCAGTCACCTCGAGGCTGGAGAGTCACTGGTGTgcagtggggggttggggggtgggtgggtcgTGCGTCTGTGTTTTCAAGGCTGACCTGAGGTCTTTTGGGCTCTCAGATCAATGTGATTGAGGACAAGAGGAAGTTTGACATCATGGAGTTTGTGAGTGGCCGTGGGCgcgagggcagggaggggaggagcctgCTGAtgggagcaggagggagaggaaaagagaggggtCTGCCCCCTACCCACCTTGTCCCCCAGGTGCTGTGTCTGGTGGAGGCCCAGGCCACCCATTTCCAGCAGGGCCACGAGGAGCTGAGCCGGCTGGCCCAGTATCGCAAAGAGCTGGGTGGCCAGGTAGAGACCCAGGGCACAGGCAGGTGGAAGAGGGAGGGTAGGGGCTCTGAGATGACTCTCCTGGCCTGGTTTTGGGAGGCTGGGCCATCTGAGATGCCCCTCCTGTGCTCAGTTACACCAGCTGGTCTTGAATTCGGCTCGAGAGAAGAGGGACATGGAGCAGAGACACGTGCTGCTGAAACAGAAGGTGAGGGCTGGGCTGCGGGCAGGAAGCAGATGGGCCTGGGGCCTTGGTCTCTGCCCACTTCAGTTGCCCTTTGACCCTTTTGTGCCCCCAGGAGCTGGGTAGGGAAGAGCCAGAGCCAAGCCTAAAGGAGGGGCCTGGTGGCCTGGTCATGGAAGGGCACCTCTTCAAACGGGCCAGCAATGCATTTAAAACCTGGAGCAGGTGAGGAGCAGACACCCCAATCGGCCAAACCCATCAGGTTAAATTTTTTTGAGTGTGCTAACTGCAGCcaggaaaaacagacaaacccCCTGCCTTCAGAGAGTTTACATTCCGTCAGCAAAGACAGACAAGAACGtaataattaagtaaattatcTCTTAGAAGGTAAGAGTACCATAggtgaaaaataataaagcaagcaATGTGGAGAGCTGGGGAGGAGTTGCAATTTTACATAGGGTgggcagggagttccctggtggcctagtggttaggattccgggcgttcgctgccgtggcccgggttcagtccctgggcagggaactgagAATCCCGCAAGCtctgtggccaaaaaataataataatgataaaaataaataaatagggtggTCAGCAAAGGCCTCATGAAAAGATGACTTCTGAGTGAAGACTGGAAGGATATCTGGGAGAAAATGTTCTAGGCAGAAGGAGGAGCCAGCACCAAGGCCCTGAGGAACCTGGAAGGtttgaggaacagagaggaggcCCAGGGtgtggacagagggagggaggaggaagtggtAGGAGATGCAGGTGGAGCTAATGAGGATGTGAATCACAACAGGGCCTCGTTGGCTCTACTCTGAGGGAAGTGGGGAGCCATCGCAGGGTGCGGAGCAGGGTGGTGATCTGCTCTGACTCGACCCCTTCCCCTTCCAGGGCCACTGCCAGCCCATATGGGATCTTTGCGCAAATTAGAAGAGAGAGCCCCTTCTccaagctacttttttttttttttattttaattttaaattaaaaatttgggGGGCCACActtcatggcttgcaggatcttggttccctgactggggatcgaacccgggtcctcggcagtgaaagtgcagagtcctaaccactggactgccagggaattctctccaAGATACTTCTACTTGCCAAAACATTGTAGCAGTAGATTTATTAGACAATGCATTTTACTGCCATTTGCTGGAAAGTTGTCTTCATAAATGTTATCAAATCTGGGGTACTCGAGATGTGAATAGCACCCCTTAGATGTCCCTGGCTGCACCTCTGTCACCCTCCTCTGGAACATCTCGTGGGATGGGCAGCCCGGTCTCTCTCCTCTCAGCAAGATCCTTATGGGACTAAGAGCACAGCCTCTCTCCTGTCTGTGTCCTGAGCCGCATTCCAATGCCGCCCATGTCATTAACCCTACTTCTGCCTCTTCCAGACGCTGGTTTACTATTCAGAGCAACCAACTGGTTTATCAGAAGAAGCACAAGGTGAGTAGGCCCAGGTCCTGGATGCCCGGGCCCAGGAGGACTCAGCCCTGCTGTGGTTGCCTGGACGCCTGCCCCCCGATCTCCTTTCCCTGTCAGGACCCTGTGACTGTGGTGGTGGATGACCTTCGTCTCTGCACAGTGAAGCTCTGTCCTGACTCAGAAAGGCGGTTCTGCTTTGAGGTGGTGTCCCCCAGCAAGTGAGTGCAGTGCCCAGGGGTGACACCCGTATATCTCAATTTTACCAACTGGAAAGGCAGGGCCAATCACAAAGGCATCCCTGGAGCAGGATCTTGGAGTCCCCTGATGCAGTCCCAGGCATTAGCCCTTTGGTGGCTCAATTGGAGGGCAGGCTAGGGGAGGGTCTAGGGTGAAGGGGGATATCTGGAAGGATATTACCAACTAGTGCAGAGCTATTTCAATATGAGTGGTGCCCGCTGAATACTAGCTGAATGTCAGCCTGCCTGTCCTGCCACTCGGCTCCCCAGGCCTCagacccctccctgccctctggctGCCCCCCTGCCCAGGTCCTGCCTCCTGCAGGCTGACTCAGAGCGCCTCCTGCAGCTGTGGGTCAGTGCTGTGCAGAGCAGCATCGCTACGGCCTTCAGCCAGGCTCGCCTTGATGACAGCCCCCGGGGTCCAGGCCAGGTACCTTAACATGGGGGTGCAGGGCCAGACTGCCCAGGGAGATGGGACATCGCTTCCCCTAGACCTCAGAGCCACTCTTTCTTCCCCTGTCTCCCCCAGGGCTCAGGACACCTGGCCATGGGCTCCGCCGCCACCCTGGGCTCTGGCGGGATGAGCAGGGGAAGGGATTCTGGTGGAGTCGGGCATGTGGCAGCCCAGGTGCAGAGCGTGGACGGCAATGCCCAGTGCTGTGACTGCCGGGAGCCGGCCCCTGAGTGGGCCAGCATCAACCTGGGCGTCACCCTCTGCATTCAGTGCTCCGGCATCCACAGGTCACTCCCCAAGGTCCCAAGCGCGGGCCCCTGCTCTTTCTGGCAGCAGTGGAGTGGGATGGAGGCAAGCTGGAGCCCAGCACAGcggctcctccctcccttcccgccCTGCCTGGGCTTCCTCTCAGATTCTGTCTGTCGCTGGGCACAGGCCTGGGCCAATCCTGTTGGGCACAGGGTGGACCCAGGTGGGCCCAGCCCCTCAGTGTCCTGGTCTGGCCCGGGTAGGGGGACACCCAGGGGAGTTGAGTGGCTTGACTGGAGGAGGTGCGGGGTCAGGGCTGCTGAGGGTGGGGGAGCTGACGAAAAGCAGAGAGAGATGTCAGATGTCGTGAGGCCTTAGCAAGTCTATGCGTCCCATCATTCTGGTGGAAGCGGGGAGGGGGAATGGCGTGGAAAGAGTTGTCCCGGCCAGAGTGCGTGGAGAGAGGGGAGGTGGCTGGAGAGgatgagaagaagagagaagagggaatggTGAACAGGCGGGATCCTGCCAGATACAGGTCAAGGCTGCACGGCCCTGGCTGCCCTGCTGCCTCCTGGCCCAGTGCCTCTGCACGGGACCCCCCACGCCGGACCTTGCCCCCAAGTCTTTCCAGGAGCAGCAGCACCTCCCCCGGCTGCTTCCCCCACAGAGGGCCTGacctcccctctgccctccaggagcctTGGAGTTCATTTCTCCAAAGTCCGGTCCCTGACCCTTGACTCATGGGAGCCGGAACTCGTgaaggtgacttggggtgctgtGAGAGTGTGGGGTGCggtgagggcagggctgcagaGCCCTGAGGGCTCAGACACTCACCTGCACCCTACCCGTCTGTCTCTGCCTCCGCCTGGGCCGCCTGAAGCTCATGTGTGAGCTGGGGAATGTTGTCATGAACCAGATCTATGAGGCCCGTGTGGAGGCCATGGCCGTGAAGAagccagggcccagctgctcccggtgaggctggggtggagggacTGGGGCTGCCCTCCTtatgggcagggagggaggagagcctgggatgggaggagggaagacTGTCGCCTTCTTCTCCCACAACCCTCCCCCACCAGGCAAGAGAAGGAGGCCTGGATTCACGCCAAATATGTGGAGAAGAAGTTCCTGACCAAGCTTCCCGAGGTTCGTGGGCGAAGAGGTGGCCGGGGGCCCCCGAGGGG
The genomic region above belongs to Phocoena phocoena chromosome 19, mPhoPho1.1, whole genome shotgun sequence and contains:
- the ACAP1 gene encoding arf-GAP with coiled-coil, ANK repeat and PH domain-containing protein 1, encoding MTVKLDFEECLKDSPRFRASIELVEAEVSELETRLEKLLKLGNGVLESGRHYLAASRAFIVGICDLAHLGPPEPMMAECLDKFTQSLSHKLDSHAELLDATHHTLQQQIQTLVKEGLRGFREARRDFWRGAESLEAALTHNAEVPRRRAQEAEEAGAALKVARAGYRGRALDYALQINVIEDKRKFDIMEFVLCLVEAQATHFQQGHEELSRLAQYRKELGGQLHQLVLNSAREKRDMEQRHVLLKQKELGREEPEPSLKEGPGGLVMEGHLFKRASNAFKTWSRRWFTIQSNQLVYQKKHKDPVTVVVDDLRLCTVKLCPDSERRFCFEVVSPSKSCLLQADSERLLQLWVSAVQSSIATAFSQARLDDSPRGPGQGSGHLAMGSAATLGSGGMSRGRDSGGVGHVAAQVQSVDGNAQCCDCREPAPEWASINLGVTLCIQCSGIHRSLGVHFSKVRSLTLDSWEPELVKLMCELGNVVMNQIYEARVEAMAVKKPGPSCSRQEKEAWIHAKYVEKKFLTKLPEVRGRRGGRGPPRGQPPVPPKPGTIRPQPGSFRPKPEPPSEDLGSLHPGALLFRAAGRPPSLPTMADALAHGADVNWVHGGQENATPLIQATAANSLLACEFLLQNGANVNQVDSHGRGPLHHATILGHTGLACLFLKRGADLGARDSEGRDPLTIAVETANADIVTLLRLAKMREVDAAQGQAGDETYLDIFRDFSLMASDNPEKLSRRSHDLHTL